The following are encoded in a window of Drosophila simulans strain w501 chromosome 3L, Prin_Dsim_3.1, whole genome shotgun sequence genomic DNA:
- the LOC6737871 gene encoding reticulon-4 receptor-like 2: MHVYYKFGLLLIFLLSVSISHTNAAPAGSEEANPLEDFNYGDDDYSDTATGEESPETAENRLMPQSSSTSTTTTFRPIFNIPRRSNHVLEPSCPRNCLCLEDFKFVQCANAHLTHVPLDMPKTAAIIDLSHNVIAELRPEDFANLSRAVEINLNHNLISSIDKDVFQGSERLKRLRLANNRLTKIDPDTFAAAKELTLLDLSNNTITQRLDGSFLNQPDLVEFSCVNCSWTELPEQTFQNMSGLEVLRLNKNDFKQQINTKAFSPLTKIIKLKLPELEQQNIEELCGLLTSIDTISFLNYDISCYEFVLGTPFNGSLIYPTEPPLKGISDLPIVASITSTAKPVAATPAPPRSANRNRAKMDNSTELVKAGILSSETSTSGVSVEPPAENQTNQVQISQEAINTLLICIMVLAAIGIVIGLICRQDIGGIKTKCCRTSKPEPKDQVHPTEEIPLNKLA, encoded by the exons ATGCACGTGTACTACAAGTTCGGATTACTGCTGATATTTTTGCTAAGCGTGAG CATCAGCCACACAAATGCCGCTCCAGCGGGCAGCGAGGAGGCAAATCCCCTCGAGGACTTTAATTACGGCGATGATGACTACAGTGATACAGCGACGGGCGAGGAATCGCCGGAGACAGCAGAAAATAGACTGATGCCACAATCATCCTCCACATCGACCACCACCACATTTCGACCAATATTTA ACATACCACGACGCAGCAATCATGTCCTGGAGCCCAGTTGCCCGCGCAACTGCCTCTGCCTGGAGGACTTCAAGTTCGTTCAGTGTGCCAATGCGCATTTGACCCATGTACCTTTGGACATGCCCAAAACGGCGGCCATCATCGATCTGAGCCACAATGTGATTGCCGAACTGAGGCCGGAGGATTTTGCCAATCTGTCCAGGGCGGTGGAAATCAATCTGAATCACAATCTGATCAGCAGCATAGACAAGGAT GTCTTTCAGGGTTCGGAGCGTTTGAAGCGCCTGCGGTTGGCCAACAACCGTCTAACCAAAATCGATCCCGACACCTTTGCGGCGGCCAAGGAACTGACGCTACTCGATTTAAGCAACAACACTATAACCCAACGCTTGGATGGATCCTTCTTGAACCAGCCCGACTTGGTGGAGTTCAGCTGCGTCAACTGCAGCTGGACGGAGCTGCCGGAGCAGACGTTCCAGAACATGAGTGGCCTGGAGGTGCTGCGCTTGAACAAGAACGATTTCAAACAG CAAATCAATACGAAAGCTTTCTCGCcgctaacaaaaataattaaactgaAGCTGCCGGAACTGGAGCAACAGAACATCGAGGAGCTGTGCGGCCTGCTGACCTCCATCGACACGATTAGCTTCCTCAACTACGACATCAGCTGCTACGAGTTCGTACTGGGCACACCCTTCAACGGCAGTCTCATCTATCCCACGGAGCCGCCGCTCAAGGGGATTTCCGATCTGCCCATCGTCGCCAGCATCACCAGCACTGCGAAGCCAGTGGCCGCCACACCCGCACCGCCCAGAAGTG CCAATCGCAATCGGGCCAAAATGGACAACAGCACGGAGCTGGTCAAAGCCGGAATCCTGAGCTCCGAGACCAGCACAAGCGGAGTGAGCGTAGAGCCGCCTGCCGAGAACCAGACCAACCAGGTGCAGATCTCCCAGGAGGCCATCAACACGCTGCTCATCT GCATCATGGTTCTGGCCGCGATTGGCATCGTCATCGGACTCATTTGCCGCCAGGATATTGGCGGCATCAAAACCAAATGCTGCCGCACTAGCAAACCAGAGCCAAAGGATCAGGTCCATCCCACTGAGGAGATACCACTGAATAAGCTAGCCTAA